The sequence TACTATCCACTCTAATCTAGACCGAAGCACACTTTAGTAAGGCTCTAAATCAAGAACTAACTCATTTAAATTTTACAATggacttgatataccaacgcatgTGGGCTCAACATAATATTCTCTGTAACATAATTGGTTAGACATATGTTAAATCTTCAATGATGGAAAAAAccagaatatttttcttctcCGTATGGGTCTGGTCGTGTGTCAATCCCTGAGCAAATAGTCAACATACCAAGTCAAAAAGTAACGAATATGCATAATATTTCGAAAACCTCAATTTGAAAGAGTCATGATAAAAACATCGATGCACCGATTTAATGAGATATCCCTGAAGCCTCGGGAACACCATTAATTCTATCCGATTTCCACGTAAATTTTTCCGTACCAATTTTAAGATCAATTAACTTAAATTTTTATTTAGTCATTGTTCATTGCATTAAGTACCAAATTAAAATTATTACCATATAAAACTGAAATTACTCCCACCATCTCACCATCAAATTGCTTAATTATCAACTgtaacctacaaaaatattaattGCCCAATGGTTCAAGTTTTTGAACATTCAAATTTTACATGACATGGTAAGATGTAGTTGGTGGAACTTGAATCTAAAATATTTAACACTCCAAAAGACAACATCGCTATCCTGACAAATTCGAATTTAtcccattcatgtaaatttttttactttttaagaCAGCAAACACTGTCATAAAATTCGAAAGAGAGATCACATGTGTATACAAAAATTTTGAATACCCTTACCTCCAGAGTCATTTCAAAATCCCTCATTATCCCCTCAATTCTTGGACTAGTAACTCCATTTGAATATTTCAAACGTAAAGGACACACTCGTCATTGTCTTTATTATTACAACCGTTTTTTAATTAAACACCACCTCCCTCCATTATCACTTTAAAGAACACACATCTCAATTTACGAAAAACCCCTTAACCCCTTTTCAAAAAGCTCATAGAAAACATTAGGTAATGACAAAACAACCAGGGCTCTGTCTGTCTTTAACCATTTTCGCATTAGTCAATTCTCTATTCAAACTGTTCAGGGATATATTTGTAAATCCCAGTAATATTTTATCATTTCTcgaataattaatttagcaataCAATAATAccaaatttaattttattttcactTATTTTTCTGATGATATATTTTGTGGTTGGATATTTTAGAAGTTTGAACTGTATGCCGTCCCGCTCACGCTCCGCTTAAAATAAGGACAGACTCTCACTAAAATCACcccctttctctttcttctcgGAGGctcctctcttcttctctttctcatctTCACTCCCcactgagaaaaaaaaaacctaattctgAAATTTTGTTATTATATGGTTGGAAATACAAAACCCTACTCTGTTCTTCGGGACGCCATTAACAGTCTCGGAGTTCATTAGGCAGAGTAAGGTTAGtttctcattttgtttttttaattttgttgaattttttttgtttttcttttttttttctggaatgaattagggtttttggattTGGTTGGGCGTTTGATTGTTTGGATGTTTAGATCTATGATGGAGGTGGTTTTAATCTCTGTACATTGTGGTTTTAATCTTTGTTTGCATGTTTTGAGGGAGTTCTTattttttgaagataaatctTCAACACCATCTTCATGTTTtgggggatttttttttttttttttggatttttttctttttatgtggGGGTGTTAGGGTTTAATGAAgatagatttttgaaaattttgccaCTGATTGGCAATGTCCGTCTGAGTCCATCGATCTTTGTGTTCTAAAAGATGAAGATGGTGTTGAAGATTTATGGGTTTGTTAGAATTGTTGATCTATTTTTGGATGTAGTTTTCTGACAATTCCTCGAATAGACTTGGGGTTTGGACCTAAAATGGATAAACTTATGTTTGATTTGTGGATTTGATTTGGTTTCACAGAATAATTCTGAATAGACCCTTCTTAGTTGCAGACCCATAATTGTAGAATGAGGTTTTGTATTCTAGAGAATCAGGGATATGTGAATAAACCATACATCGATTGCAGGATATCTAGAAAACTTAATCATCTGGTGGGGTTGAATGTTCGTAAAAATGGTAGAAAGATTGTCATAAAGGCAAAGTAAGAATTATTGATGTTAATGTGCATAAACAATCTAATAAATGCAGCTAACAAGACATATGTAAAGGATGAATAACGAAACATTCAATTGAAGACAAAGTTTTGGACTAAATTGGGTACTTTTTTCTTTTATTGATAGGAAGGTCATGCTTAAAAAAATTAGTGGTGTGGTCAAGACTTCTTACTTACTTGTCTTAGGTTATCACTTTATGTTAAAAGTTCGATTGAGTTTGAATTTCAATTGCTTAATTATCCAATTTTCCAAGATGAGATTGCTATAATTATATTGTTTCTCGCTGTGCTGTTTTCACGCTGCTGAACTATAGTTATTGAATCTTAGCATTGGCTTGTTGTTATCAGTATCAAAGTAAGAATATAAGATATACTTCAACATTTGATTGTTGTTACTGAACTTTAGCATTGGCTTTCATGTGCAGGTTACAGCTCTTGTAACCATTTTCTAAGTTTGAAGTCTTTGGCTGCTGTATTCGAGTTCGCTGAGATATGGTGAAAGAAAACATGCTTCCTTCTATCTCGGAGGAATGTACTGCCCGAATGACAAGATCTCGAGCTGCAGCCAGTCGTGCATCTAGTGTGACGCTTCCCCCTAAAGCACCCACAAAACAGGAAATGAAGAAAGTAACTCGTGGTAACTCTAAACGGCCTGCTTCGGATGAGAACAACCGGACTGGTCTTCAAAATAAAAGGAGGGCAGTGTTTAAGGATGTAACTAATGTATTGTGCGATACTTCTTACAGGAATTGCATAAATGCATCTAAAATTCAGGTTAGCTTACTGCAACTTAGTGACCATTGAATTAAACTATTGGATAGAATGTAGAATTGGGTAGATGTATCAGAAACTTGTGAAATGAAATAGATAAGGAACATTATCTATTTTCTTTACATTTATATAGCATTTGTTTGTATATTCTGAGTAGAAGTTTTTGTTATAGTGTGCTAATATCTGATTTCTCTTATGATATTCCTATTGTTTGTCAGACTAAGAACAAAATTCAGGCTAAAAGAGTTCCTGCAGCGAAGACTTCCAAGGCGACTCCTGCCCCTGGTGTTTCCTTGAAAATTTTGCAAGATCAAGAGGACACAAGAAAATACAAGGTTGAGGAAGAGACAGGAAAATCTGGCTTTGATACACAAGGAAGTATGTTTTCACTGAAATCTGAAGCAATTGAAGAAATGCAGCAAAGTATGGAGAGTGACATAAGAGGGTGCAGTTTAGCTGATCTTCGTCTCGAGGAACAGATATCTAAAAAGCCTACTCCTTGCATGAAAGGTTTGATATTAGTAATTAATTTCGTAGGTTATATAATTATTGAAATGTTAATTTGCTTTGAACAACTTAACTCTGTATAATCTGGGAAACATACCTCTCTATTGTTGTACAAGTTTAAGCTGTGGATATATTGGAGTCTGACTGGATTATACTAATGCAGACAAAGTTGAGGTTGGTGAGAATTATGGAAATGGTCCAGAGATTACAGATATCGATTCCGACCATGAAGATCCTCTGATGTGCGGCCTCTATGCCCCAGATATCTACAGCAATTTACGTGTTGCAGAGGTTTGTGTACGGTCATTCTTTTCATCTTTTATAGGTCTTGGCTTATGCATCCCTTTTATGTGTCCTGTTCTTAAAATTGGGGACAAACTCATTTGTGCTGTATGCAACTATTTACAAATATTTCTAAATTCCCAACTTAAAGTGGAAACCAAAcatggaaaccttgtttgcaCTTTGTACTCACTTACACAAACATTTTCAGCTTATTCGAAGACCTAGTTCTAATTTCATGGAAACTTTACAACGGGATATCAGTCAAAGCATGCGGGGCATTCTAATTGATTGGCTGGTGGAGGTTAGTTCATAAATTCTTACCGTGCTTGCGCACATATAATGTATGAATGCCACGTGGATTCACATTTTGGATAAACAAATTTTACACATTTCTGCTTCACCATATTAGTTTGAAAATCATACAGTTCATGTGTGAGCTTACTGTATGAGGCATGGATTAAGATTTCCGACAAACAACCTTACACATTTCTTTCCTTCCTGTATCTTATACCTGCTTTTGTTGACCACTGCTGGATATTGAAGTCTATTTTCTTATTTCAGGTGTCTGAGGAATATAAGTTAGCTTCAGATACACTCTACCTAACTGTATATTTCATCGATCGGTTTCTATCTCACAATTTCATTGAAAGGCAAAGACTTCAACTACTTGGGATCACTTGCATGCTCATTGCTTCGTAAGCGCTCTTATTCTTTACTGGACTCAATATCTTATTCTTTACTGACACTAAATCTTATTCTTAAAGTGTAACATATAACTTTGTAGTTTTAGTTAGGGTCATCTGTTAGTCATTAATACTTGGACAAGAAGTCTACTTCACTTGATTGAT comes from Papaver somniferum cultivar HN1 chromosome 7, ASM357369v1, whole genome shotgun sequence and encodes:
- the LOC113299701 gene encoding cyclin-A2-2-like — translated: MVKENMLPSISEECTARMTRSRAAASRASSVTLPPKAPTKQEMKKVTRGNSKRPASDENNRTGLQNKRRAVFKDVTNVLCDTSYRNCINASKIQTKNKIQAKRVPAAKTSKATPAPGVSLKILQDQEDTRKYKVEEETGKSGFDTQGSMFSLKSEAIEEMQQSMESDIRGCSLADLRLEEQISKKPTPCMKDKVEVGENYGNGPEITDIDSDHEDPLMCGLYAPDIYSNLRVAELIRRPSSNFMETLQRDISQSMRGILIDWLVEVSEEYKLASDTLYLTVYFIDRFLSHNFIERQRLQLLGITCMLIASKYEEICAPRVEEFCFITDNTYSRAEVLKMESEVLNYLSFQLSAPTVKTFLRRFLHAAHASHKVLCVELDYLAYYLAELTLVDYSFLKFLPSLIAASAVFLAQWTLDQSSYPWNSTLEHYTNYKVPDMKITVLALQELQLNTSSCPLNAVREKYKNQKYKAVATMTSPKTLHKLF